In Halalkalibaculum roseum, a single window of DNA contains:
- a CDS encoding sensor histidine kinase: protein MRILSQDLSLRRFLTIGDYEQDEGFRSLLRSIARKGLFIYGLLGSLILVIFVTSHVFLDGKSITWDYSSLNTEVEILILDKVLIFLFASLLMLLSQTTISLKWIRILVFLLVWFICIAMLIEDIAGQDTSFTMAYTAIALLFAAVTVPYTGWQMALLSFSVIVSTWFAFDLLPVLMNLDSEVALQLNLGQIIFITIVAFLLTGTSSQIYITRFEQYRAQKKAEDLSATLKERSAELENSLRELENTKDQLVQREKLASLGQLTAGIAHELKNPLNFVNNFSELSRELVQEAREEISSANDIPEDAFVILENIEANLQKIQSHGSRADRIIHSMLEHSRRGSGNVESWDLNKLVIEYVNLAYHGMKAKDEPLNPDIELDLDDKIEKIPIIAEDFSRVILNICNNAFDAMKEKFKATESGAQSAYEYEPKLKVQTRRTDSGITIEFEDNGPGIPEDVLDKIMQPFFTTKKGKDGTGLGLSISSDIVKAHGGHISVQSEPGSGAIIMITLRGAEA, encoded by the coding sequence ATGAGAATTCTGTCTCAGGATTTATCATTAAGGAGATTTCTTACCATAGGAGACTATGAGCAGGATGAAGGTTTTAGAAGCCTGTTGAGAAGTATTGCACGTAAAGGACTCTTTATCTATGGTCTGTTAGGTTCATTGATTCTTGTCATATTTGTAACAAGTCATGTGTTTCTTGACGGCAAGAGCATTACATGGGATTACAGCAGCCTAAATACAGAAGTTGAAATACTGATTCTGGATAAGGTGCTGATCTTTCTATTTGCTTCACTTCTTATGCTGCTATCCCAAACCACCATTTCATTGAAATGGATTCGTATACTGGTTTTTCTTCTGGTATGGTTTATTTGTATTGCCATGCTCATTGAAGATATTGCCGGGCAGGATACTTCATTCACTATGGCTTATACGGCCATTGCATTATTATTTGCTGCCGTAACGGTTCCCTATACAGGGTGGCAAATGGCTCTATTATCATTCTCTGTGATTGTTTCAACATGGTTTGCTTTCGATCTCCTACCGGTACTCATGAATTTAGATAGCGAGGTGGCACTTCAGCTAAACCTTGGTCAAATCATCTTTATAACGATAGTTGCATTTTTGTTGACCGGAACTTCATCACAGATCTATATTACTCGCTTTGAACAGTACAGAGCTCAAAAAAAAGCGGAAGATCTCAGTGCCACTCTAAAGGAACGTTCTGCTGAGCTGGAAAACTCTTTAAGAGAGTTGGAGAATACCAAAGACCAGCTCGTTCAGCGTGAAAAGCTGGCCTCTTTGGGCCAGCTTACTGCAGGCATCGCTCATGAACTTAAAAACCCTCTGAATTTTGTTAATAATTTTTCTGAACTGAGTAGAGAACTGGTTCAGGAAGCTCGTGAAGAGATTTCTTCAGCGAATGATATTCCTGAAGATGCTTTTGTGATTTTAGAAAATATAGAAGCGAACCTTCAAAAAATTCAAAGTCATGGTTCCCGAGCTGACCGTATAATTCATTCTATGCTGGAACATTCTCGCAGAGGCAGCGGCAACGTAGAAAGTTGGGATTTGAATAAGCTGGTAATTGAGTATGTTAATTTGGCTTATCACGGCATGAAGGCTAAAGATGAGCCTCTCAATCCTGATATTGAATTGGATTTAGATGACAAGATTGAGAAGATTCCAATAATAGCAGAAGATTTCAGTAGGGTCATACTTAATATTTGTAATAACGCTTTCGATGCAATGAAGGAAAAATTCAAAGCAACAGAGTCCGGAGCTCAATCTGCTTATGAGTATGAGCCAAAACTCAAAGTGCAAACTCGAAGGACAGATAGTGGTATAACCATCGAATTTGAGGATAATGGTCCGGGCATACCTGAAGATGTTTTGGATAAGATCATGCAGCCTTTCTTCACCACCAAAAAGGGAAAAGATGGGACAGGGCTTGGACTTTCAATTAGCAGCGATATTGTGAAAGCACACGGCGGGCATATTTCTGTACAATCAGAACCCGGCTCTGGGGCCATCATTATGATCACGCTGAGAGGAGCAGAGGCATAA
- a CDS encoding GNAT family N-acetyltransferase has translation MDLPQLKTKRLRLRPLTYNDTDRIFEIFSNPDVTRYWGHDTLEEKEEANEFIQRTISGSKDESLLEWGIISNQNQELIGTCALSGLDQEHHRAEVGFALHPQYWGNGYMIEALPAILRFGFIKLKLHRIEADVDPRNSSSINLLEKFNFQKEGLMRERYFINGEIQDALFYGLLRSEFKRF, from the coding sequence TTGGATCTACCCCAACTTAAAACCAAACGCCTTAGGCTGCGTCCCTTAACATACAATGATACCGACCGCATTTTTGAAATCTTTTCAAATCCTGATGTTACCCGCTACTGGGGTCATGATACACTGGAAGAAAAAGAAGAGGCCAATGAATTTATTCAAAGAACCATCTCAGGTTCTAAGGATGAAAGTCTTCTTGAATGGGGAATCATTTCAAACCAAAATCAGGAACTGATCGGTACATGTGCTTTATCGGGCTTGGATCAAGAACATCACCGTGCTGAAGTAGGTTTTGCACTGCATCCACAGTATTGGGGAAATGGCTATATGATCGAGGCGCTTCCGGCAATTCTTAGATTTGGATTTATAAAACTGAAACTCCATCGCATCGAAGCCGATGTAGACCCACGCAATTCATCCTCAATAAACCTGCTGGAAAAGTTCAACTTTCAAAAAGAGGGACTAATGAGGGAGCGTTACTTTATTAACGGGGAAATTCAAGACGCCCTTTTTTACGGCTTATTGAGAAGTGAATTTAAAAGATTTTAG
- a CDS encoding BamA/TamA family outer membrane protein translates to MTFLLVAIIIVGSLESSDTSLPDSTQSDSLQKKNVRLMVLPIVFSSPDTRLAGGVLPQVIFRTSSTEKPSSVRMDAYYTLNRQYHILLRPVLWLRNGIMNISGSLSFKEWPTSFYGIGNNSSGDDQEKFTETLYEGSVQGTVHIGSNYYLGVSYSFRRSEVDAQEETGFLASNQLAGSGTSTVSSAGLVLRHDSRDNQFYPSSGSYHTLELTSAQKILGSDFSFSRYTLDMRKYFPIKNSQVLAVQGMVSLSSGTVPFRVLPGIGDRLRGYSSVRYIDRHLAAFQLEYRVAPLIGRLGFVAFAGAGDVFHHANDLQLDRLKYSAGIGIRYLFDRAEKINIRLDYGIGKDSSGDYIDLNEAF, encoded by the coding sequence ATGACTTTTCTTCTCGTGGCAATAATCATAGTTGGATCTCTAGAATCGTCTGATACTTCACTCCCTGATTCCACCCAAAGTGATTCCCTGCAAAAGAAAAATGTACGGTTAATGGTACTGCCTATTGTGTTCTCATCGCCGGATACACGACTGGCGGGAGGAGTGTTACCCCAGGTAATTTTCAGGACCTCCTCCACCGAAAAACCCTCTAGTGTCCGAATGGATGCGTATTACACTCTTAACAGGCAATACCACATACTTCTACGACCTGTTCTATGGCTAAGAAATGGCATAATGAATATTTCCGGCAGCCTCTCCTTCAAAGAATGGCCTACATCTTTTTATGGCATAGGTAATAATAGCTCCGGAGATGACCAGGAAAAGTTTACAGAGACCCTTTATGAAGGATCTGTACAGGGCACAGTTCACATCGGTTCCAACTATTACCTGGGGGTTAGTTATTCCTTCAGACGAAGTGAGGTCGACGCTCAGGAGGAGACGGGATTCCTGGCATCGAATCAGCTTGCGGGTAGCGGTACTTCTACCGTTTCCTCGGCCGGACTGGTGTTAAGGCATGACAGCAGAGATAACCAATTTTACCCGTCGAGTGGAAGTTATCATACCCTTGAACTTACCTCAGCTCAGAAAATACTGGGAAGCGATTTTTCCTTTTCCCGGTACACTCTGGATATGAGAAAATACTTTCCGATAAAAAATTCACAGGTTCTGGCTGTTCAGGGAATGGTTTCGTTATCATCCGGAACCGTTCCGTTTCGCGTGCTTCCCGGAATCGGTGATCGGTTGCGTGGCTACTCATCTGTTCGGTATATCGATCGTCATTTGGCGGCCTTTCAGTTGGAGTACCGAGTGGCGCCTCTCATCGGACGTCTGGGATTCGTCGCTTTTGCAGGGGCCGGAGATGTCTTTCACCATGCCAATGACTTGCAGCTTGATAGACTAAAATACTCTGCCGGTATCGGTATACGGTATCTGTTTGACCGGGCCGAGAAGATTAATATCCGCCTCGATTACGGAATAGGGAAGGATTCATCAGGTGATTATATTGACCTAAACGAAGCTTTTTAA
- a CDS encoding hybrid sensor histidine kinase/response regulator transcription factor, translating to MKLFSQELSPKAFLTIGPYEQDREFRILLRTIAHKGLVIFGIIGAVVVVLHAGSHTLIKGSEIIWDYSQYNGDRQYLIIDKVLIFILCSSLILLSRTDISLKWTRILVFILIWFTTLAMLIEDIVGADTTFTMAWTTVALLFAAVMVPYTGWQIALLSVTVIISTIFALDYLPVLLGVELTEPLRIDLGQKIFISVVSILLTGTASQIYLNRYEQFSARKQAERLSEILEERAEVLEMLKNKSEKQAQEILEHEKLKDRFFANISHEFRTPLTLILGPLQDMLERDEQNGMTKVSTNLLRIMKSNGEQLLNLINQLLDLSKIDARQIQLKIREVDLGEFLTQKVQTFVPLAESQEISLNIETEDTPIHAEIDPGHLEQVISNLVSNAIKFTTKGGTVTVSLSEYNGTRDLVRISVKDDGIGIHKEDLAHIFDRFYQAPESDGVETRGTGIGLALVKEIVELHRGDVEVHSEPGKGSKFVIYLHKKFPGPPDYLKQLSASNGRESLESEPVDLYDEEWAESAPPEAPKVLLVDDNPDILTYLEPRLSTRYQVLATESSLKAIEWIKSKKIDLIISDVMMPEPDGFELCRIVKESTEWNHIPVILLTARVSEESKIEGLELGADDYISKPFSASELMARVENLIELRRMLRNKFSEEIRLKGKEVEVDSEEARFLKEVQSVIEKHMENSNFGVDWLADEVNLSTRQLQRKMRAITDLSAGGYIRMMRLERASQLISQEWGNVSEIAYKVGFQDAKYFSKLFKQTFGSTPTEYAETEA from the coding sequence ATGAAACTATTTTCACAAGAACTGTCGCCAAAAGCCTTCCTAACTATCGGGCCGTATGAGCAGGATAGAGAGTTTAGGATATTGCTTCGAACCATTGCTCATAAGGGATTGGTCATTTTTGGGATAATTGGAGCAGTTGTTGTTGTATTGCATGCCGGCAGCCATACCCTGATCAAAGGTTCAGAAATTATATGGGATTACAGCCAATATAATGGAGATCGTCAGTACCTGATCATTGATAAGGTTCTCATCTTTATTTTGTGTTCATCTTTAATTCTGCTTTCGCGTACAGATATCTCCCTGAAATGGACCCGTATATTGGTATTTATACTGATCTGGTTTACTACTCTGGCGATGCTGATTGAGGATATAGTCGGGGCCGATACTACATTTACGATGGCGTGGACCACGGTGGCTTTATTATTTGCAGCGGTAATGGTACCATATACCGGCTGGCAGATTGCCCTGTTATCAGTGACCGTTATTATTTCCACAATATTTGCCCTGGACTATTTACCTGTATTACTGGGTGTTGAGCTTACCGAGCCGCTCCGGATAGATTTGGGGCAAAAAATCTTCATTTCCGTTGTAAGTATTCTTTTGACAGGCACTGCTTCACAAATTTATCTGAATAGGTATGAACAGTTCAGTGCCCGGAAACAAGCCGAGAGATTAAGTGAAATACTGGAAGAGCGGGCAGAAGTGCTTGAAATGTTGAAGAATAAGTCAGAAAAGCAGGCTCAAGAAATTCTTGAACACGAGAAACTGAAAGACCGGTTCTTTGCCAATATTAGTCATGAATTCAGGACACCCCTGACCTTAATATTGGGTCCTCTGCAGGATATGCTGGAGAGAGATGAGCAGAATGGCATGACTAAAGTGAGTACAAATTTGCTTAGAATAATGAAAAGCAATGGGGAACAGCTCCTGAACCTGATAAATCAGTTGTTGGATCTATCCAAAATTGATGCCCGGCAGATTCAATTAAAGATACGAGAGGTTGACCTGGGAGAGTTTTTAACTCAAAAAGTTCAGACGTTCGTACCCCTTGCGGAGTCACAGGAGATATCGCTGAATATTGAAACCGAAGATACCCCTATCCATGCAGAGATAGATCCAGGGCATTTAGAACAGGTGATTAGCAACCTGGTTTCCAATGCCATCAAGTTTACCACAAAGGGCGGCACTGTTACGGTATCCCTCTCAGAATATAACGGAACCCGTGATCTGGTAAGAATCAGTGTGAAAGACGATGGCATCGGTATTCACAAAGAAGATCTCGCCCATATATTTGACCGTTTTTACCAGGCACCCGAATCAGACGGTGTTGAAACCCGCGGAACGGGCATTGGTTTAGCCCTGGTAAAGGAGATCGTTGAATTACACAGGGGTGACGTTGAAGTACATAGTGAGCCGGGCAAAGGCAGTAAGTTCGTGATATATCTCCATAAAAAATTTCCCGGACCGCCAGACTATTTAAAGCAATTATCGGCTTCCAATGGGCGGGAGAGTTTAGAGTCGGAACCGGTTGATTTGTACGACGAGGAATGGGCAGAGAGTGCTCCCCCGGAGGCTCCAAAGGTTTTGCTGGTTGATGATAATCCGGACATTCTAACTTATCTGGAACCCAGGCTTTCAACCCGGTATCAGGTGTTGGCTACAGAAAGCAGTCTTAAGGCAATAGAATGGATAAAGAGCAAGAAAATTGATCTCATCATCAGCGACGTCATGATGCCAGAACCTGATGGTTTTGAGCTGTGCCGTATTGTTAAAGAAAGTACAGAGTGGAATCACATACCGGTTATTCTGCTTACAGCACGTGTTTCAGAAGAGAGCAAAATAGAGGGCTTGGAACTTGGAGCCGATGATTATATCAGTAAACCGTTCAGCGCTTCCGAATTGATGGCAAGGGTCGAAAATTTGATTGAGCTGCGCCGCATGCTGCGTAATAAGTTCAGCGAGGAAATTCGACTGAAGGGTAAGGAGGTGGAGGTTGATTCCGAAGAAGCCCGTTTCCTGAAAGAGGTTCAGTCCGTGATTGAAAAGCACATGGAGAATAGTAATTTTGGCGTTGATTGGCTGGCCGATGAGGTAAACCTTAGCACTCGTCAGCTGCAACGAAAAATGAGAGCCATTACCGATTTGTCAGCCGGAGGCTATATTCGCATGATGCGCCTGGAGCGAGCCAGTCAGTTGATCAGTCAGGAATGGGGCAATGTCTCCGAAATTGCCTATAAGGTTGGCTTCCAGGACGCTAAATACTTTTCAAAGCTATTCAAACAGACATTTGGCAGCACACCAACTGAATACGCAGAGACTGAAGCATAA
- a CDS encoding aspartyl/asparaginyl beta-hydroxylase domain-containing protein: MNAFIEQFRKRRRNFVKDLGGKVLWKLERIMINHSKVSTDPFLDPYQFEWATFLEQNWRIIRAELDRILEYKERIPRFQDISEDQQSISKDDDWRTFFLYGFGYKAKINCSKCPETTRLIESIPDMTTAFFSILNPGKHIPEHRGVFKGFLRYHLGLKVPRQAENCRIRVDGETAHWKEGKGMLFDDTYQHEVWNDTNETRVVLLLDIKRPLRFPANVLNTMLINLIKHTGYVQDAKKNQEAWERKFETAIERTDPARKEAAKDYEKTIM; this comes from the coding sequence ATGAATGCATTCATTGAACAATTCAGAAAGAGAAGGCGAAACTTTGTAAAAGATCTGGGTGGGAAAGTGTTATGGAAACTTGAACGAATAATGATTAATCATTCCAAAGTGTCAACGGATCCGTTCCTGGACCCATATCAATTTGAATGGGCAACGTTTCTTGAGCAGAATTGGAGAATCATACGGGCGGAGCTGGACCGGATATTGGAGTACAAAGAGCGTATCCCCAGATTTCAGGATATCTCGGAAGATCAGCAGTCAATCAGCAAAGATGACGATTGGAGAACTTTCTTTCTGTATGGTTTTGGATACAAGGCAAAGATTAACTGTTCCAAATGTCCGGAAACGACCCGGCTGATTGAATCTATTCCCGATATGACCACTGCCTTCTTTTCCATACTCAATCCGGGCAAGCATATACCGGAACACCGTGGCGTATTTAAGGGATTTCTGAGATACCATCTCGGGCTCAAAGTACCGCGCCAGGCTGAGAATTGTCGTATCCGTGTGGATGGTGAGACTGCTCACTGGAAGGAAGGAAAAGGGATGCTGTTTGACGATACCTATCAGCATGAAGTTTGGAATGATACAAATGAAACAAGAGTAGTACTGCTTCTGGATATCAAGCGTCCGCTCAGGTTTCCTGCCAATGTACTCAATACGATGCTTATAAATTTGATAAAACATACCGGTTATGTACAGGATGCTAAAAAGAATCAGGAAGCCTGGGAGCGCAAATTTGAGACAGCAATTGAGAGAACTGACCCTGCAAGAAAGGAGGCAGCCAAGGATTACGAAAAAACAATCATGTAA
- a CDS encoding AraC family transcriptional regulator — translation MNNQTIHNAVDELKSNLTDVARVFEWADLMGYEDPKRFSEKFLRHYGVRPQKIMELIRLESIIRYLRSNENLSNYKIARMHSLPCEKTLNNFTNYHTGYSPTALKEKSKEEIGHLMEGLWSKIMEEYAVGKTGIVLVERRYEHWRETG, via the coding sequence ATGAATAATCAAACCATCCATAACGCTGTTGATGAACTCAAATCGAATCTAACTGATGTTGCCCGGGTATTCGAATGGGCAGACTTGATGGGATATGAAGACCCCAAACGATTTTCCGAAAAATTTCTGAGGCACTATGGTGTAAGGCCCCAGAAAATCATGGAACTGATACGCCTGGAGAGCATTATTCGATACCTGAGATCGAATGAAAATCTTTCGAACTACAAGATAGCGCGAATGCATAGCCTGCCTTGCGAAAAGACACTTAATAATTTTACCAATTATCACACCGGTTATTCGCCCACGGCATTGAAAGAGAAAAGCAAAGAAGAGATAGGGCACTTGATGGAAGGCTTATGGAGTAAAATTATGGAGGAATATGCCGTAGGAAAGACAGGGATTGTGCTTGTTGAACGAAGGTATGAACATTGGAGAGAAACAGGTTGA
- a CDS encoding parallel beta-helix domain-containing protein — MKTNMNKRLGILTVLSLIILASGCKEPPPCDFEIRPGPAAQNQMQTALNQVKDGCTISLSDGVFEFSRGLTMDSKSNVTIKGVSRENTILSFENQETGADGLLISNSDDIIVKDLTIRDTMGDALKFTDSQSIVMLRLNTIWSGEPSEDNGAYGLYPVESSNILIDDCYSYGASDSGIYVGQSDNAIVRNSRAEGNVIGIEIENTTGADVYDNVVYENAAGIMVINLPGLSQLGSQTRIFNNTITDNNLGNFAHHGHIAAEVPAGTGILTLSITDVEIFNNDLHENNVVGTAVASYLALVGIGVAPEPTDPNYNPYPGNIYIHDNSYSRSNNYAPAEEQSDFGNLLVQSFGANPIPDFILDGIFLPESGESGTICIENNDGSSFVNLNLLNDFPNNLSFDASPHACSMDPLPEIVLDIPQI; from the coding sequence ATGAAAACTAATATGAACAAACGTTTAGGTATACTTACCGTTCTATCTTTAATTATTTTGGCGTCGGGTTGTAAAGAGCCGCCTCCCTGTGATTTCGAAATCAGACCGGGTCCGGCAGCCCAAAACCAGATGCAGACCGCACTGAACCAGGTGAAAGACGGTTGTACGATTTCCCTGAGTGATGGAGTATTTGAATTTAGCAGGGGGCTCACCATGGATTCAAAATCCAATGTCACAATCAAGGGAGTAAGCCGGGAAAATACCATACTCTCTTTTGAAAATCAGGAAACGGGAGCGGATGGCCTGCTCATCTCGAATTCCGATGACATCATTGTAAAAGATTTAACAATTCGGGATACAATGGGTGATGCGCTTAAATTTACAGACAGCCAAAGTATCGTGATGCTGAGGCTAAACACCATCTGGAGCGGCGAACCCTCGGAAGACAATGGTGCTTATGGTCTTTACCCGGTGGAAAGCAGCAATATACTTATAGATGACTGCTACTCTTACGGGGCTTCCGACTCGGGCATATATGTCGGTCAATCGGATAACGCCATCGTCAGAAACTCACGGGCTGAGGGTAATGTGATAGGTATTGAAATTGAAAATACCACTGGTGCAGACGTGTATGACAATGTTGTCTACGAAAACGCTGCCGGTATAATGGTTATCAATCTACCCGGACTGTCCCAATTAGGAAGTCAGACCAGGATTTTTAACAATACAATCACTGATAACAACCTGGGTAATTTTGCTCATCACGGACATATAGCCGCAGAGGTACCCGCTGGAACCGGTATTTTAACGCTCAGTATCACAGATGTAGAAATATTCAACAACGATCTCCACGAGAACAATGTGGTCGGTACAGCTGTGGCCAGTTACCTTGCCCTTGTTGGAATTGGAGTAGCACCCGAACCCACGGATCCGAATTATAATCCATACCCCGGCAATATCTATATCCATGATAACAGTTATAGCAGGAGTAATAATTATGCGCCTGCGGAAGAACAGTCAGACTTCGGGAACCTGCTGGTGCAGAGTTTCGGAGCGAATCCGATACCTGATTTCATATTAGACGGTATCTTTTTGCCGGAGAGCGGTGAGTCTGGCACTATCTGCATTGAAAACAACGACGGCAGCAGTTTTGTCAATCTGAACCTGCTGAATGATTTTCCGAACAATTTAAGTTTCGATGCTTCTCCTCACGCATGTTCTATGGACCCGTTGCCGGAAATCGTACTGGATATTCCACAAATCTAA
- a CDS encoding SO2930 family diheme c-type cytochrome, translating to MRACPKNKLKVKPTVTLLWSAVWLLSAYLLTGCMKGNDVNCMFGIDTPCIAVDNPHQQLSEYSLFRGDISELEPVDRLIPYDLNTPLFSDYARKKRFIYIPPDSSIAYSSENSLIFPIGTVLVKNFFYNINEQDQSMGRILIETRLMILTAHGWTANTYVWNENQTEAELVQVGDSKQIEWVDAEGMQQKVKYQIPSINDCKTCHSFNGGLVLIGPKVRNLNKSFTYNDMTENQLVYWNRLGFLEDIPVPDSLARLPAWDDTATGTIHDRARAYLDVNCGMCHNPGGSANNSRLFLNLENDNPYNLGIFKRPLATGGGSGDLEFDIVPGKPDSSILVYRLESTEPQIRMPELGRTLVHEEGVKLIREWIDQMEFE from the coding sequence ATGAGAGCCTGCCCAAAAAATAAGCTGAAAGTAAAGCCCACGGTCACGCTGCTTTGGTCAGCAGTGTGGCTGCTTTCAGCTTATCTTCTCACAGGATGCATGAAAGGGAATGATGTCAACTGTATGTTCGGAATTGATACTCCCTGCATAGCTGTAGATAATCCCCATCAACAGCTTTCGGAATATAGTTTGTTCCGGGGTGACATCAGTGAACTCGAACCGGTAGACAGGTTAATTCCGTATGACCTAAACACGCCCTTATTTTCCGATTATGCCAGAAAAAAGCGCTTTATTTATATACCACCGGATTCATCCATAGCCTATTCATCAGAGAATAGTCTCATTTTTCCGATAGGTACTGTTTTGGTAAAGAATTTCTTTTACAACATCAATGAGCAAGATCAATCTATGGGACGCATTCTCATCGAGACTCGGCTTATGATACTCACTGCTCACGGATGGACGGCAAATACCTATGTATGGAATGAAAATCAAACAGAAGCCGAATTAGTGCAGGTAGGGGATAGCAAACAGATTGAATGGGTTGATGCAGAGGGTATGCAGCAAAAGGTTAAGTACCAGATTCCCTCCATTAATGATTGTAAAACCTGTCACTCTTTTAATGGTGGACTCGTTTTAATCGGCCCTAAAGTCCGTAATCTAAACAAATCGTTCACCTATAACGACATGACTGAAAATCAACTGGTCTATTGGAACCGGCTCGGTTTTCTTGAGGATATTCCGGTACCGGATAGCCTTGCCCGGCTCCCGGCTTGGGATGATACTGCAACAGGAACCATTCATGACCGCGCACGGGCTTATCTTGATGTAAATTGCGGTATGTGTCATAATCCGGGAGGTTCGGCTAACAACTCAAGGCTGTTTCTAAATCTGGAAAATGACAATCCCTATAACCTGGGAATATTTAAACGTCCACTTGCCACCGGTGGGGGATCGGGTGATTTGGAGTTCGATATCGTACCGGGGAAACCGGATTCATCTATACTTGTCTACCGATTAGAATCAACAGAACCCCAAATAAGAATGCCGGAACTGGGACGAACACTGGTACATGAGGAAGGTGTGAAACTTATCCGCGAATGGATTGACCAAATGGAATTCGAGTAG
- a CDS encoding cold-shock protein, with protein MTQQGKVKWFDTEKGFGFIAPEDGGKDIFVHRNNVENLDYNQGLEDDEAVEFEVEETPKGLSAINVRSLDYK; from the coding sequence ATGACACAACAAGGAAAAGTAAAATGGTTCGATACTGAAAAGGGATTTGGATTTATCGCACCAGAGGACGGAGGAAAAGATATTTTCGTCCACAGAAACAATGTAGAAAATTTAGATTACAATCAAGGACTTGAAGACGACGAAGCTGTAGAGTTTGAAGTTGAAGAGACACCTAAAGGCTTAAGCGCAATTAACGTTCGAAGCCTGGATTATAAGTAA
- a CDS encoding sugar porter family MFS transporter, with translation MLKTKSILLSSIVASLAGFLFGFDTIVISGADRPIQLLWETSDLFHGTFIMSMALWGTVIGALFGGIPCDKFGRKKTLFWIGILYLLSALGSALAPDPYIFSFSRFIGGLGVGASSVAAPIYISEITPPGSRGRLVASYQFNIVFGILVAFLSNYMIGEYFGDNSWRWMLGVEALPAAIYSMLVIGVPESPRWLTLKKKDESAARELLSQLSPKENISEMMEAIKNSVSDTAQVSFFSKKFRFPILLAFLLAFFNQLSGINFVLYYAPRIFEQAGIAASDVLGASIPLGIVNLLFTLLGMYLIDKVGRKQLMYYGSFGYILSLLGVSWAFYTGAEGVMVVAFVSAFIASHAIGQGAVIWVFISEIFPNSVRDYGMSLGSGTHWIFAAIITLVTPTVLANFSGGTIFAFFAGMMVLQLLFVWGLMPETKNKSLEELEKELLPDDAEITGAWEQPEI, from the coding sequence ATGCTGAAAACCAAATCCATTCTTCTTTCATCTATTGTAGCTTCTCTGGCAGGATTTCTTTTTGGATTTGACACAATTGTAATATCGGGAGCTGATCGTCCCATTCAGCTGCTGTGGGAAACCAGTGATCTCTTTCACGGCACCTTCATTATGTCAATGGCACTCTGGGGAACGGTGATCGGCGCGCTGTTTGGTGGCATACCTTGTGATAAATTCGGCAGGAAGAAGACCTTATTTTGGATCGGTATTTTGTATCTGTTGTCAGCTCTCGGTTCGGCATTGGCTCCCGATCCCTATATTTTCTCCTTCTCGAGATTCATAGGCGGACTCGGAGTAGGGGCCTCTTCGGTGGCGGCACCAATCTATATCTCTGAGATAACACCTCCCGGCAGCAGGGGGCGTCTGGTAGCTTCCTACCAGTTCAACATCGTTTTCGGTATACTGGTGGCATTTTTGTCTAACTACATGATTGGAGAATATTTCGGAGACAATTCCTGGCGATGGATGCTCGGAGTTGAGGCCTTGCCTGCTGCTATTTACTCCATGCTGGTTATCGGGGTGCCGGAGAGTCCACGTTGGTTAACCCTAAAGAAAAAAGACGAATCAGCTGCAAGAGAATTACTGAGCCAGCTTAGTCCAAAAGAAAACATCAGTGAAATGATGGAGGCTATCAAAAACTCTGTCTCTGATACGGCACAGGTTTCATTCTTTTCAAAGAAATTTCGTTTTCCAATACTCCTTGCTTTTTTACTGGCATTTTTCAACCAGCTCTCAGGGATAAATTTTGTGCTCTATTATGCCCCGCGTATTTTTGAGCAGGCAGGCATTGCCGCCAGTGATGTGCTTGGGGCATCTATACCCCTGGGTATTGTGAACCTGTTGTTTACTCTCCTGGGAATGTACCTCATTGACAAGGTGGGGAGGAAGCAGCTGATGTATTACGGCTCCTTCGGGTATATTTTATCACTACTGGGTGTTTCCTGGGCCTTTTATACCGGGGCTGAAGGGGTTATGGTGGTTGCTTTTGTATCGGCCTTTATTGCATCTCATGCTATTGGACAGGGGGCAGTAATCTGGGTATTTATTTCAGAAATTTTCCCAAATTCTGTTCGGGATTATGGCATGTCGCTCGGTTCGGGAACACATTGGATCTTTGCTGCAATCATTACACTGGTCACTCCAACCGTATTGGCCAATTTTTCGGGAGGGACTATCTTTGCATTTTTTGCGGGTATGATGGTACTGCAGCTGCTGTTTGTGTGGGGACTCATGCCGGAGACCAAAAACAAGAGCCTTGAAGAACTTGAAAAAGAACTGCTTCCTGATGATGCCGAAATTACAGGGGCATGGGAACAACCTGAGATTTAG